In Nocardioides sp. JQ2195, a genomic segment contains:
- a CDS encoding IclR family transcriptional regulator translates to MSAMETVEQPEKTGRELPPSMVERMTLILDAFQGATTRLTLEQVARATHLPRSTAHRILDQLVSLAWLEHTPFGYGLGSRSLKLGHAADRGNHELRAEAAPMLHDLMVQTGLVVHLAVLVNGEVSYLDKVGGRFAGSVPSRVGGRAPVHSTALGKSMLAWLEAETVEEMVGEALARSTRRTIADRLTLHQELHRIRGRGGLAFERGECFPNISCVAAAVRGVDGPIGAISLVGDAQAPLERVAPLVTMAARSISHKLSPELAQQVRPRRRPRAGVPQETFSSETMGRLMAVGNGGWM, encoded by the coding sequence ATGTCCGCAATGGAGACCGTCGAGCAGCCGGAGAAGACCGGCCGGGAACTGCCGCCGTCCATGGTCGAGCGGATGACGTTGATCCTTGATGCGTTCCAGGGCGCGACCACGCGACTGACGCTCGAGCAGGTGGCCCGGGCCACGCACCTTCCCCGATCCACTGCGCACCGCATCCTCGACCAGCTCGTCAGCCTGGCGTGGCTGGAGCACACGCCGTTCGGCTACGGTCTCGGCTCGCGCTCGCTCAAGCTGGGCCACGCCGCTGACCGGGGCAACCACGAGCTGCGGGCCGAGGCGGCCCCCATGCTGCACGACCTGATGGTCCAGACCGGCCTGGTCGTCCACCTGGCCGTGCTGGTCAACGGCGAGGTCTCCTACCTCGACAAGGTCGGTGGCCGCTTCGCCGGCTCCGTCCCGTCCCGTGTCGGAGGTCGTGCCCCGGTGCACTCGACCGCCCTGGGCAAGTCGATGCTGGCCTGGCTCGAGGCCGAGACCGTCGAGGAGATGGTCGGTGAGGCACTCGCCCGCAGCACGCGGCGTACGATCGCCGACCGCCTGACCCTGCATCAGGAGCTGCACCGCATCCGTGGACGCGGCGGGCTCGCCTTCGAGCGCGGCGAGTGCTTCCCCAACATCTCCTGCGTTGCGGCTGCGGTGCGCGGTGTGGACGGCCCGATCGGCGCCATCTCCTTGGTCGGTGACGCCCAGGCGCCCCTCGAGCGGGTTGCGCCACTGGTGACCATGGCCGCCCGTTCGATCTCCCACAAGCTCTCCCCGGAGCTGGCCCAGCAGGTGCGTCCCCGTCGTCGCCCCCGTGCCGGGGTGCCGCAGGAGACCTTCTCCTCCGAGACCATGGGCCGGCTGATGGCCGTCGGCAACGGCGGCTGGATGTAG
- a CDS encoding ABC transporter substrate-binding protein, translating to MKPRASRPLAGLAALALASVVLTSCASGDDEKSEPGDAATYQTGLVNIADAGEPEQGGTMTFGAYSEPAVLDPAETIVAGSTGGLEMAAIYDVLMRWNSADNSVQPQLAESLEHSADYRTWTLTLRDGVEFSDGTPLDAAAVKYSIERYVRLGADEAMLWSDNVSSISTPDELTVEFQLRTKWPTFDYMLTTGPGMIVARSAGEGESFKPVGAGAFTLASHKPAESLSLAANKDYWDGAPNLDGIKVVFLNDPTATFDSFESDELDAAFTREPDLVDEAVQGKFQGFLNMVSLGSVAVINAQEGHPGSDPRVRQAMHMAIDPEVIAERAYGGAGLPGNGIFASSSVWANDVDPLPFDPEAAKKLVDEAKADGFDGKVTYMDASDPASRETALTVKAFLEAVGFQVKLDLVSNVQEQISKVAIDQNYDVGGWGISWREAGPYGRMFATLHSEGNLSVGMATSPELDALFDEFQAAETEDEQLDIMGRIQEQWNEQVPALVYGSTGEFLMWDTDVHGVVDSTNSMVLLDDAWID from the coding sequence ATGAAGCCCCGAGCATCCCGGCCCCTGGCCGGCCTCGCGGCGCTCGCGCTCGCGTCGGTCGTGCTCACCTCCTGCGCGTCCGGCGACGACGAGAAGAGCGAACCCGGCGACGCCGCGACCTACCAGACCGGCCTGGTGAACATCGCCGACGCGGGTGAGCCCGAGCAGGGCGGCACGATGACGTTCGGCGCCTACTCCGAGCCTGCGGTCCTCGACCCGGCCGAGACCATCGTGGCCGGCTCGACCGGTGGCCTCGAGATGGCCGCGATCTACGACGTGCTGATGCGGTGGAACAGCGCCGACAACTCGGTCCAGCCCCAGCTGGCGGAGAGTCTCGAGCACAGCGCCGACTACCGGACGTGGACGCTCACGCTGCGCGACGGCGTGGAGTTCAGCGACGGTACGCCGCTCGATGCCGCGGCCGTGAAGTACAGCATCGAGCGCTATGTCCGGCTCGGCGCCGACGAGGCCATGCTGTGGAGCGACAACGTGTCGTCGATCTCGACGCCTGACGAGCTGACGGTCGAGTTCCAGCTCCGGACCAAGTGGCCCACCTTCGACTACATGCTCACCACGGGCCCGGGCATGATCGTCGCCAGGTCGGCCGGCGAGGGTGAGTCGTTCAAGCCGGTGGGCGCGGGCGCCTTCACGCTGGCCTCGCACAAGCCGGCCGAGAGCCTCAGTCTCGCGGCCAACAAGGACTACTGGGACGGCGCGCCCAACCTGGACGGCATCAAGGTCGTGTTCCTCAACGACCCGACGGCGACGTTCGACTCGTTCGAGTCCGACGAGCTCGACGCCGCCTTCACGCGGGAGCCGGACCTGGTCGACGAGGCCGTGCAGGGCAAGTTCCAGGGCTTCCTCAACATGGTCTCGCTCGGCAGCGTCGCGGTGATCAACGCCCAGGAGGGCCACCCCGGCAGCGACCCGCGGGTGCGCCAGGCGATGCACATGGCGATCGACCCCGAGGTCATCGCCGAGCGGGCCTACGGCGGCGCCGGCCTGCCCGGCAACGGGATCTTCGCCAGCTCGTCGGTGTGGGCCAACGACGTCGACCCGCTGCCCTTCGACCCGGAGGCCGCCAAGAAGCTGGTCGACGAGGCGAAGGCCGACGGCTTCGACGGCAAGGTCACCTACATGGACGCCTCCGACCCGGCGTCGCGCGAGACCGCGTTGACCGTCAAGGCGTTCCTCGAGGCGGTCGGCTTCCAGGTCAAGCTCGACCTGGTCTCGAACGTGCAGGAGCAGATCAGCAAGGTCGCCATCGACCAGAACTACGACGTCGGCGGGTGGGGGATCAGCTGGCGCGAGGCCGGCCCCTACGGCCGGATGTTCGCCACCCTGCACAGCGAGGGCAACCTGAGTGTCGGCATGGCCACCAGCCCCGAGCTGGACGCCCTCTTCGACGAGTTCCAGGCCGCGGAGACCGAGGACGAGCAGCTCGACATCATGGGCCGCATCCAGGAGCAGTGGAACGAGCAGGTGCCGGCGCTGGTCTACGGATCGACGGGTGAGTTCCTGATGTGGGACACCGACGTGCACGGGGTGGTCGACTCCACCAACAGCATGGTGCTGCTCGACGACGCCTGGATCGACTGA
- a CDS encoding PaaI family thioesterase, producing the protein MTAPTQTTDVDHQDLLRTAPELAAHAALVGATRDLMLAAATTEATPAELEAARAAIAAVTEELGVRVRDRVQRTDLRMPERVRDAGPQAQWQTYDLNPLGVPLRIRFDGDRAYADLVANALHEGPPDLVHGGISAHVMDCMLGGLVRATGTRSVTATLDMRFLAPTPLDQPLQVTSRIVERSGRKVWAEGWIEHDGTRCVEAKGLFIRVDGVAT; encoded by the coding sequence GTGACCGCACCCACCCAGACGACCGACGTCGACCACCAGGACCTCCTCCGGACAGCACCGGAGCTCGCGGCGCACGCGGCCCTGGTCGGCGCCACCCGCGACCTGATGCTGGCTGCGGCGACAACCGAAGCCACCCCGGCCGAGCTCGAAGCGGCCCGGGCCGCGATCGCCGCGGTCACCGAGGAGCTCGGCGTCCGCGTGCGTGATCGCGTGCAACGGACGGATCTGCGCATGCCGGAGCGGGTCCGCGACGCGGGACCGCAGGCGCAGTGGCAGACCTATGACCTCAACCCGCTCGGTGTCCCGCTCCGGATCCGCTTCGACGGTGATCGTGCGTACGCCGACCTGGTGGCCAACGCCCTGCACGAGGGGCCACCCGATCTCGTCCACGGCGGGATCTCGGCACACGTGATGGACTGCATGCTCGGCGGCCTGGTGCGCGCCACCGGAACCCGCTCGGTGACCGCCACGCTGGACATGCGCTTCCTCGCCCCGACACCGCTGGACCAGCCACTGCAGGTCACCTCGCGCATCGTGGAACGCTCCGGGCGCAAGGTGTGGGCCGAGGGCTGGATCGAGCACGACGGAACGCGGTGCGTCGAGGCCAAGGGCCTCTTCATCCGCGTGGACGGGGTCGCGACATGA
- a CDS encoding LLM class F420-dependent oxidoreductase yields the protein MKFAVIAPAAAGTTADPAWMSAYAQHVEACGFESLVLVEHAVVVSRYSSVYPYDASGKMELADDLDIPDPLDTLAFLAGQTSTLGLATGVLVLPNHHPVVLAKRLATIDALSGGRLRVCVGMGWMKEEIEACGAPFEARGRRADEQLQVLRKLWADSAPNGADHHGEFFDFEGAMSYPKPAQAGGVPLHIGGHSKAAARRAGRHGDGLQPLGVMGEELAALLKLMRTEAEQAGRDPEALELSLGHLVTKINQDRAEKLGAQGADRIVLAASATADLDRARDELSACAERLGLS from the coding sequence ATGAAGTTCGCCGTGATCGCCCCCGCCGCTGCCGGAACCACCGCCGATCCCGCGTGGATGTCGGCCTATGCCCAGCACGTCGAGGCGTGCGGGTTCGAGTCCCTGGTCCTCGTGGAGCACGCCGTCGTGGTCAGCCGCTACTCGAGCGTCTACCCCTACGACGCCTCCGGGAAGATGGAGCTGGCCGACGACCTCGACATCCCTGACCCGCTGGACACGTTGGCATTCCTGGCCGGGCAGACCAGCACGCTGGGCCTCGCCACCGGTGTGCTCGTCCTGCCGAACCACCACCCGGTCGTGCTGGCCAAGCGCCTGGCCACCATCGACGCCCTGTCCGGCGGACGGTTGCGGGTGTGCGTGGGCATGGGCTGGATGAAGGAGGAGATCGAGGCCTGCGGTGCCCCGTTCGAGGCGCGCGGCCGCCGGGCCGACGAGCAGCTGCAGGTGCTCCGCAAGCTGTGGGCCGACAGTGCGCCGAACGGTGCCGACCACCACGGCGAGTTCTTCGACTTCGAGGGCGCGATGTCCTACCCGAAGCCGGCGCAGGCGGGCGGCGTGCCGTTGCACATCGGCGGCCACAGCAAGGCTGCCGCCCGCCGGGCCGGTCGCCACGGCGACGGGCTGCAGCCCCTCGGCGTGATGGGTGAGGAGCTCGCCGCCCTGTTGAAGCTGATGCGCACCGAGGCTGAGCAGGCCGGTCGCGACCCCGAGGCCCTCGAGCTGTCGCTGGGCCACCTCGTCACGAAGATCAACCAGGACCGGGCCGAGAAGCTGGGCGCGCAGGGCGCCGACCGCATCGTCCTGGCCGCATCGGCGACTGCCGACCTCGACCGGGCCCGCGACGAGCTCTCCGCCTGCGCCGAGCGGTTGGGCCTCTCATGA
- a CDS encoding flavin reductase family protein: protein MSTQICETDISTRTGPTPDEMRAAMGIFASGVTIVTGVDDEGPVGFACQSFASVSLEPPLILFCADHRGRSWPRISRSGRFCVNVLGEEQAELCARFGSSRGARFEGLDWELSAWGAPALEGVMLRVHCEVETVHLAGDHDVVIGRVQELEYEGYERPMIFYRGAFGTEFNDPSRRNPDATPASFLNWGDGFRWG from the coding sequence ATGAGCACCCAAATCTGCGAGACCGACATCAGCACTCGAACCGGGCCGACCCCCGATGAGATGCGCGCCGCCATGGGCATCTTCGCCTCCGGCGTGACCATCGTGACCGGCGTCGACGACGAGGGACCGGTCGGCTTCGCGTGCCAGTCCTTCGCCTCGGTCTCCCTCGAGCCGCCGCTGATCCTGTTCTGCGCGGACCACCGCGGCCGCAGCTGGCCGCGGATCAGCAGGAGCGGACGGTTCTGCGTGAACGTGCTCGGCGAGGAGCAGGCCGAGCTGTGCGCCCGCTTCGGCTCGAGCCGAGGCGCCCGCTTCGAGGGACTCGACTGGGAGCTCTCCGCGTGGGGTGCGCCGGCGCTGGAAGGTGTGATGCTGCGGGTGCACTGCGAGGTGGAGACCGTGCACCTGGCCGGCGACCACGACGTCGTGATCGGTCGGGTCCAGGAGCTGGAGTACGAGGGCTACGAGCGGCCGATGATCTTCTACCGGGGCGCGTTCGGGACCGAGTTCAACGACCCGTCTCGCCGCAACCCCGATGCCACCCCCGCCTCGTTCCTCAACTGGGGCGACGGCTTCCGCTGGGGCTGA
- a CDS encoding glucose 1-dehydrogenase: MSWGPTGLEGKVAVVTGAGRMRSIGRQIAVELARAGCDVVVTGTGRDPERRPADEKAAGWNDIASVAAEIEALGRRAVPVVCDVSDPDQVDTLLATTLAELGRVDVVVNNAAASRGGDRGPLLDLHVDDFDRVLRVNLRGTFLMTKAFGGALVAGEQGGSIINISSIGGKLSGPGTGAYSASKAGVQSLTSTAAKELGQHGVRVNALCPGVTATSRLDDQDDATWQAYVSANLPLGRVGEPVEIAHAAVFLASDLAAWVTGQCWNIDGGQLTIR; encoded by the coding sequence ATGAGCTGGGGTCCGACCGGGCTCGAGGGCAAGGTCGCGGTGGTCACCGGTGCGGGGCGGATGCGCTCGATCGGTCGGCAGATCGCCGTCGAGCTGGCTCGTGCCGGTTGCGACGTGGTGGTCACCGGCACCGGGCGCGATCCCGAGCGGCGGCCAGCGGACGAGAAGGCAGCCGGCTGGAACGACATCGCGTCCGTTGCCGCCGAGATCGAGGCGCTGGGCCGTCGCGCGGTCCCAGTGGTCTGCGACGTGTCCGACCCCGACCAGGTCGACACCCTCCTGGCCACGACACTCGCCGAGCTCGGACGCGTCGACGTGGTGGTCAACAACGCCGCCGCGTCCCGGGGTGGTGACCGCGGGCCCCTGCTCGACCTGCACGTCGACGACTTCGACCGGGTGCTGCGGGTGAACCTGCGCGGCACCTTCCTGATGACCAAGGCCTTCGGTGGCGCACTGGTCGCCGGTGAACAGGGCGGCAGCATCATCAACATCTCCTCGATCGGCGGCAAGCTGTCCGGCCCCGGGACCGGCGCCTACTCGGCCAGCAAGGCGGGGGTGCAGTCACTCACCTCGACCGCGGCCAAGGAGCTCGGTCAGCACGGCGTACGGGTCAACGCGCTCTGCCCCGGCGTGACGGCGACCAGCCGACTCGACGACCAGGACGACGCCACGTGGCAGGCCTACGTCAGCGCGAACCTGCCACTGGGCCGGGTCGGTGAGCCGGTGGAGATCGCGCACGCGGCGGTCTTCCTGGCCAGCGACCTGGCTGCCTGGGTCACCGGCCAGTGCTGGAACATCGACGGTGGACAGCTGACGATTCGATGA
- a CDS encoding nuclear transport factor 2 family protein, which translates to MTSLSAADRVALRDLVNRYAARVDDRDPAGVAALFTTDGVLTTAAPPASLGPVDENRGQPAIEQAMAGLESLVGTFHAVTGEVFDPGPDADSAIGRVACIAHHVNERGGELRDVAWAITYRDTYRRNGSGWLFATRSAHLTYLAASPVKLARDTRDAT; encoded by the coding sequence ATGACCTCACTGTCCGCCGCCGACCGGGTGGCGCTGCGCGACCTCGTCAACCGGTACGCCGCCCGTGTCGACGACCGCGACCCGGCGGGCGTGGCCGCACTCTTCACCACCGACGGCGTGCTGACCACCGCCGCCCCGCCGGCCTCCCTGGGCCCCGTCGACGAGAACCGCGGCCAGCCGGCCATCGAGCAGGCCATGGCCGGACTCGAGTCACTGGTCGGCACCTTCCACGCGGTCACGGGCGAGGTCTTCGACCCGGGCCCCGACGCGGACTCCGCGATCGGGCGAGTCGCCTGCATCGCCCACCACGTGAACGAACGTGGGGGCGAGCTCCGCGACGTGGCCTGGGCGATCACCTACCGCGACACCTACCGCCGCAACGGGTCGGGCTGGCTCTTCGCCACGCGATCCGCCCACCTCACCTACCTGGCGGCTTCTCCGGTGAAGCTCGCCCGCGACACGAGGGACGCCACATGA
- a CDS encoding LLM class F420-dependent oxidoreductase: MRIGITSPIVTANPGAHSTWEDKAGIAELTAIAEAADRLGFHHLTCSEHVAVPVEVAEQRGATYWDPLVTLSYLAARTTDIRLVTQVLVLGYHHPLEIAKRYGTLDLVSDGRVTLGLGVGTLAEEFELLGATFEGRGAIADDALKALRASLGERVPSYHGSHFDFEDLVIEPHAVQEHLPLWIGGRTPRSLRRALTLADGWVPFGLALDELTRMLAGSDVPEGFEVSLSAGRPLDPIGDPDRTRDQIARVLEAGATVVSTAVHAESATHYCEQLEALAAIAAAEPLFS, translated from the coding sequence ATGCGCATCGGCATCACCAGCCCGATCGTCACCGCCAACCCCGGAGCCCACAGCACGTGGGAGGACAAGGCCGGCATCGCCGAGCTGACTGCGATCGCGGAGGCTGCCGATCGGCTCGGCTTCCACCACCTGACCTGCAGTGAGCACGTGGCGGTCCCGGTGGAGGTCGCCGAGCAGCGCGGGGCGACGTACTGGGACCCGCTGGTCACCCTCAGCTACCTGGCCGCCCGCACCACGGACATCCGGCTGGTGACGCAGGTCCTCGTGCTCGGCTACCACCACCCGCTCGAGATCGCGAAGCGCTACGGCACCCTCGACCTCGTCTCGGACGGTCGGGTCACCCTGGGCCTGGGTGTCGGCACCCTGGCCGAGGAGTTCGAGCTGCTCGGCGCCACCTTCGAGGGCCGCGGTGCCATTGCCGACGACGCCCTCAAGGCGCTGCGCGCCAGCCTCGGCGAGCGCGTGCCCAGCTATCACGGCTCGCACTTCGACTTCGAGGACCTCGTCATCGAGCCGCACGCCGTCCAGGAGCACCTGCCCCTGTGGATCGGGGGTCGTACGCCGCGCTCGCTGCGCCGCGCGCTCACGCTCGCGGACGGCTGGGTGCCGTTCGGCCTGGCCCTCGACGAGCTCACTCGCATGCTCGCCGGGTCGGACGTGCCCGAGGGCTTCGAGGTCTCGCTCAGCGCCGGGCGTCCACTGGACCCGATCGGCGACCCCGACCGCACCCGCGACCAGATCGCCCGCGTGCTCGAGGCCGGTGCCACGGTGGTCAGCACCGCGGTGCACGCCGAGTCGGCCACGCACTACTGCGAGCAGCTCGAAGCACTGGCCGCGATCGCCGCCGCCGAACCCCTGTTCAGCTGA
- a CDS encoding nuclear transport factor 2 family protein, giving the protein MNHDVLLDRIERLELRLRAVEDEQEISQLVAAYGPLVDAGEAEMVADLWTEDGIYDVDEISMAGRDQIRAMVRSKNHQGWIAGGCAHFLGPVRVQVTGDEAVAVCHSLMIVNQGGAFEEAPEFVVRRATAHHFEVVRTAEGWRVAKRTSRVLDGRDEAPALLVRGAKGEPA; this is encoded by the coding sequence ATGAACCACGACGTCCTGCTCGACAGGATCGAACGACTCGAGCTGCGCCTGCGCGCGGTGGAGGACGAACAGGAGATCAGCCAACTGGTCGCGGCCTACGGGCCGTTGGTCGACGCCGGCGAGGCCGAGATGGTTGCCGACCTGTGGACCGAGGACGGCATCTACGACGTCGACGAGATCAGCATGGCCGGGCGCGACCAGATCCGCGCCATGGTGCGCTCGAAGAACCACCAGGGTTGGATCGCCGGTGGATGCGCCCACTTCCTCGGCCCGGTCCGGGTGCAGGTCACGGGTGACGAAGCCGTTGCGGTGTGCCACTCGCTGATGATCGTCAACCAGGGCGGCGCGTTCGAGGAGGCGCCGGAGTTCGTCGTACGCCGTGCCACCGCGCACCACTTCGAGGTCGTTCGCACGGCCGAGGGGTGGCGGGTCGCCAAGCGCACCAGCCGCGTCCTCGACGGCCGTGACGAGGCGCCCGCGCTCCTGGTCCGTGGCGCCAAGGGCGAGCCGGCATGA
- a CDS encoding AMP-binding protein, which translates to MSEQMMTGPSSARPLSARDQSIARLTAPGAPFEIHDEVVHGVQLPVFRNRARSLGALLAASRHNGDVDYLVTDESRISHAEHHDLVAALATALRDEHDVRAGDRVALCGANSTEWVLAFWATVTLGAVAVGMNSMWSADEIAHGLELTEPKVLFTDAPRAALVGETPAAVLSLEHDLAAMVDRHRGATLPLVEVDEDNPAVILFTSGTTGRSKGATHSHRNVIAAVWFHLLNDAVATDLGLAPSGRRFLLVTPLFHIAGLHNLVVTRLVVGDTAVVHRGRFDIDAVLRLIEKERVTNWGAVPTMLSRLLDADLAAYDLSSLRMVSVNSAPSSSELKARLREALPVAGAALGTTYGLTESSTAATLASARELEDEPETVGAPVPTVQLEIRDDDGTPVPEGVEGEIHLRGAQMMIGYWRNPEATAESAMGDGWFRTGDLGSVVGGRLRIASRRSDLILRGAENIYPVEVENQILQHPDVLECIVVGRPDADWGQSVAAAVVVRPGSGLDEAGLREHLSSRLAKYKTPVTWRIGTEPLPRNATGKVNRRDLSW; encoded by the coding sequence ATGAGTGAGCAGATGATGACCGGCCCCTCCAGTGCCCGGCCGCTCAGCGCGCGCGACCAGTCGATCGCGCGCCTGACGGCGCCGGGTGCGCCGTTCGAGATCCACGACGAGGTCGTGCACGGCGTACAACTGCCGGTGTTCCGCAACCGCGCCCGCAGCCTCGGCGCACTGCTCGCCGCGTCGCGCCACAACGGCGACGTCGACTACCTCGTGACCGACGAGTCCCGGATCTCGCACGCCGAGCACCACGACCTGGTCGCGGCGCTCGCGACCGCCCTGCGCGACGAGCACGACGTCCGTGCCGGAGACCGGGTGGCGTTGTGCGGAGCGAACTCCACCGAGTGGGTCCTCGCGTTCTGGGCCACCGTGACCCTGGGCGCCGTCGCGGTCGGGATGAACTCCATGTGGTCGGCCGACGAGATCGCGCACGGGCTCGAGCTGACCGAGCCGAAGGTGCTGTTCACCGATGCTCCCCGGGCAGCCCTGGTCGGCGAGACGCCCGCCGCCGTGCTCTCCCTCGAGCATGACCTGGCGGCCATGGTCGACCGGCACCGCGGTGCGACGCTGCCGCTGGTCGAGGTCGACGAGGACAACCCCGCGGTAATCCTGTTCACCAGTGGCACCACCGGGCGGTCGAAGGGTGCGACGCACTCCCACCGCAACGTGATCGCCGCCGTGTGGTTCCACCTGCTCAACGATGCGGTGGCCACCGATCTCGGCCTGGCGCCGTCGGGACGACGGTTCCTGTTGGTCACTCCGTTGTTCCACATCGCCGGGCTGCACAACCTGGTGGTCACCCGACTCGTCGTCGGCGACACCGCCGTGGTCCACCGGGGCCGCTTCGACATCGACGCCGTCCTGCGGCTGATCGAGAAGGAACGGGTCACCAACTGGGGCGCCGTCCCGACCATGCTCTCGCGACTGCTCGACGCCGACCTGGCGGCGTACGACCTGAGCTCGCTGCGGATGGTGTCGGTCAACAGCGCGCCGTCGTCGTCCGAGCTGAAGGCCCGGCTGCGCGAGGCCCTGCCGGTGGCCGGCGCCGCCCTCGGCACGACGTACGGCCTGACCGAGTCGTCCACCGCGGCCACCCTGGCGTCGGCGCGCGAGCTGGAGGACGAGCCCGAGACCGTGGGTGCGCCGGTCCCCACGGTGCAGCTCGAGATCCGTGACGACGACGGCACACCTGTGCCCGAGGGCGTCGAGGGGGAGATCCACCTGCGCGGCGCGCAGATGATGATCGGCTACTGGCGCAACCCGGAGGCGACCGCCGAGTCGGCGATGGGCGACGGCTGGTTCCGCACCGGCGACCTCGGATCCGTCGTGGGTGGCCGGCTGCGCATCGCCAGTCGCCGCTCCGACCTGATCCTGCGCGGCGCCGAGAACATCTACCCGGTCGAGGTGGAGAACCAGATCCTGCAGCACCCCGACGTCCTCGAGTGCATCGTGGTGGGCCGGCCCGACGCGGACTGGGGCCAGTCGGTCGCGGCAGCAGTGGTGGTGCGCCCGGGCAGCGGTCTCGACGAGGCGGGCCTGCGCGAGCACCTGTCGTCCAGGTTGGCGAAGTACAAGACACCGGTGACCTGGCGGATCGGCACCGAGCCGCTGCCGCGCAACGCCACCGGGAAGGTGAATCGGCGCGACCTCAGCTGGTGA
- a CDS encoding steroid 3-ketoacyl-CoA thiolase, which yields MPHPVIVDAARTAYGRRGGALAGVHAVDLLASTQRALLDRSALDPALVSDVIGGCVTQAGEQSANVVRFAWLHAGLPEETGATTIDAQCGSAQQSVHLIAAQIAGGMIDVGMACGVEAMSRVPLLSNLGDVGRPRPDSWSVDLPAQFEAADRIAERRGLTREQIDAFGMQSQQRARTAWDEGRLDRQVIATKLPDGTTFDRDEGLRETNLEALAGLKPIRDGGLHTAGTSSQISDGATAALLMDEDRGRELGLRPRARLRAQVLVGAEQSYLLDGPIRAADRLLERTGMSIGDIDLFEVNEAFAAVPMSFAQVHGVDPEKLNVNGGAIALGHPVGSTGIRLIASVIDELERRDQTLGMVAICAGGAQATGAIIERI from the coding sequence ATGCCCCATCCGGTGATCGTCGACGCTGCGCGGACGGCGTACGGAAGGCGGGGCGGCGCGTTGGCCGGCGTGCACGCCGTCGACCTGTTGGCCTCGACCCAGCGCGCCCTGCTGGACCGCAGCGCCCTCGACCCGGCACTGGTCAGCGACGTCATCGGCGGTTGCGTCACCCAGGCCGGGGAGCAGTCCGCCAACGTGGTGCGCTTCGCCTGGTTGCACGCCGGCCTGCCGGAGGAGACCGGGGCGACCACGATCGATGCGCAGTGCGGCTCCGCGCAGCAGTCGGTGCACCTGATCGCCGCCCAGATCGCGGGCGGGATGATCGACGTCGGGATGGCCTGCGGGGTCGAGGCGATGTCGCGGGTGCCGCTGTTGTCGAACCTTGGCGACGTCGGGCGTCCGCGTCCGGACTCGTGGAGCGTCGACCTGCCGGCGCAGTTCGAGGCGGCCGACCGCATCGCCGAACGCCGCGGCCTGACCCGCGAGCAGATCGATGCCTTCGGGATGCAGTCCCAGCAGCGGGCGCGTACGGCGTGGGACGAGGGCAGGCTGGATCGTCAGGTGATCGCGACGAAGCTGCCCGACGGCACCACCTTCGACCGCGACGAGGGGCTCCGCGAGACGAACCTCGAGGCGTTGGCCGGGCTGAAGCCGATCCGCGACGGGGGACTGCACACGGCCGGGACGTCGTCCCAGATCTCCGACGGCGCCACGGCGGCCCTGCTGATGGACGAGGACCGGGGCCGCGAGCTCGGGTTGCGTCCCCGGGCCAGGCTGCGGGCCCAGGTGCTCGTCGGCGCCGAGCAGTCGTATCTCCTCGACGGGCCGATCCGGGCCGCCGATCGGCTGCTCGAGCGCACCGGCATGAGCATCGGCGACATCGACCTGTTCGAGGTCAACGAGGCCTTCGCCGCCGTGCCGATGTCGTTCGCCCAGGTGCACGGGGTCGACCCGGAGAAGCTCAACGTCAACGGTGGCGCCATTGCGCTCGGGCACCCGGTGGGCTCCACCGGGATCCGACTGATCGCCTCGGTCATCGACGAGCTCGAGCGTCGGGACCAGACGCTCGGCATGGTCGCCATCTGTGCCGGCGGGGCGCAGGCCACCGGCGCGATCATCGAACGGATCTGA
- a CDS encoding nuclear transport factor 2 family protein, producing MSDPAGHLDDDRTQVIEQLAHIASALDRRDDDFLRDAFTPDAHGYGKDGAEAIVAQVRSHLGGVGATQHLLGNHRVTVDGDTARSLTYARVHHVGAGPMEGSFFECMGEYDDQWQRTPEGWKLARRRFDMQIMLGDFAVLRP from the coding sequence ATGAGCGACCCAGCCGGACACCTGGACGACGACCGCACGCAGGTCATCGAGCAGCTGGCTCACATCGCCTCTGCCCTCGACCGCCGCGACGACGACTTCCTGCGTGACGCGTTCACCCCCGATGCCCACGGCTACGGCAAGGACGGCGCCGAGGCGATCGTCGCGCAGGTCCGTTCGCACCTCGGTGGCGTGGGAGCGACCCAGCACCTGCTCGGCAACCACCGGGTCACGGTCGACGGCGACACCGCCCGATCGCTGACCTACGCCCGCGTGCACCACGTCGGCGCCGGACCCATGGAGGGCTCGTTCTTCGAGTGCATGGGTGAGTACGACGACCAGTGGCAGCGCACGCCGGAGGGCTGGAAGCTGGCCCGTCGCCGGTTCGACATGCAGATCATGCTCGGAGACTTCGCCGTCCTGCGCCCCTGA